From Proteiniborus sp. DW1, the proteins below share one genomic window:
- a CDS encoding TadE family protein → MFKKLFKDKKGSAVVEVALTIPIFLLLVFGYIFFMHGIEEKLIMRVAAREGARVYANPIVGEDMRVLAIAKAEEELANNNVSATIEAYADGDMRIVKIEKPYSTRFPMKNFTLKAGAAFHIEPYNR, encoded by the coding sequence ATGTTCAAAAAACTCTTTAAAGATAAAAAAGGTAGTGCAGTTGTTGAAGTTGCACTTACAATACCTATTTTCCTACTATTAGTATTTGGCTATATTTTCTTTATGCATGGTATAGAAGAAAAATTAATAATGAGGGTAGCAGCTAGAGAAGGTGCAAGAGTATACGCAAACCCAATAGTAGGTGAAGATATGAGAGTATTAGCTATAGCTAAGGCAGAAGAAGAGTTAGCTAATAACAATGTAAGTGCAACTATAGAGGCATATGCAGATGGGGATATGAGAATTGTAAAGATTGAAAAACCATATTCAACAAGATTTCCTATGAAAAATTTTACACTTAAAGCAGGTGCGGCTTTTCATATAGAGCCGTATAATCGTTAA
- a CDS encoding S-layer homology domain-containing protein has protein sequence MKKTISMILILVIVLSSFSAFSASFAKAPTFSETIESTLNRILNNSKDNIKALTEMLADLIKHTVSRFSDIKSTDWYINTVSKLVGLGGIDGYPDGTFKPNGSITRAEFTKILVSSLGFNNPTKTGNHWASGYITKAEEIKLIEKGELKNIDSAISRNEMAKMCANALDYLKESHVDNREDYKYQIKDFDKIPKEYQDYVLKAYTKGIISGYTDGTFKGNQGLTRAEASTVVIRVLDADERKTPEKPNNTKITELTDEDIKRLQSYPLNPMVYSNYAEALKLYTDFDKFYETKRESAENIYERQLWTPINYPPKELKGIEKNIKWFSSPKLIYYANGDYGIRGVVQKTENGKVYEADFEIMISNTTKGTRLADEGWGKELSGRLSEWKEVK, from the coding sequence ATGAAGAAAACAATTAGTATGATATTAATATTAGTTATTGTATTATCAAGTTTCTCGGCTTTCTCAGCTAGTTTTGCTAAAGCACCAACTTTTAGTGAAACAATAGAAAGTACACTTAATCGGATATTAAATAATAGCAAGGACAATATAAAGGCATTAACAGAAATGCTAGCAGACCTTATAAAACATACTGTATCTAGGTTTTCAGATATAAAATCTACCGATTGGTACATAAACACAGTTTCAAAACTTGTAGGCTTAGGTGGCATTGATGGCTACCCTGATGGTACATTTAAACCTAATGGTTCTATTACAAGGGCAGAATTTACTAAAATACTGGTTTCATCATTAGGATTTAATAATCCAACTAAAACAGGTAATCATTGGGCAAGTGGATACATCACTAAAGCAGAAGAAATAAAACTTATAGAAAAAGGCGAACTAAAAAATATTGATAGTGCTATATCTAGAAATGAAATGGCTAAAATGTGTGCGAACGCCCTTGATTATCTTAAAGAAAGTCATGTAGATAATAGAGAAGATTATAAGTATCAGATAAAGGATTTTGATAAGATACCTAAAGAATATCAAGATTATGTGCTTAAAGCATACACAAAAGGCATTATATCAGGATATACTGATGGGACATTTAAAGGTAATCAAGGTTTGACTAGAGCAGAGGCAAGTACTGTTGTTATAAGAGTATTAGATGCAGATGAAAGAAAAACACCTGAAAAGCCTAATAACACAAAAATTACAGAGCTAACGGATGAAGATATTAAGAGATTGCAAAGTTATCCTCTAAACCCTATGGTTTATTCTAACTATGCAGAAGCTTTAAAATTATATACTGATTTCGATAAGTTTTATGAAACTAAAAGAGAAAGTGCAGAGAATATCTATGAAAGACAATTATGGACTCCAATAAATTATCCTCCTAAAGAACTTAAAGGGATAGAGAAAAATATTAAATGGTTTTCTTCTCCTAAGTTAATATATTATGCTAATGGAGATTATGGTATTAGAGGAGTTGTTCAGAAAACTGAAAATGGTAAGGTTTATGAGGCTGATTTTGAGATAATGATTTCAAATACAACTAAAGGGACACGACTTGCAGATGAAGGTTGGGGCAAGGAGCTTTCAGGTAGGCTTTCAGAATGGAAAGAAGTTAAGTAA
- a CDS encoding ribbon-helix-helix domain-containing protein — translation MSLKNRVRMGSAVDKNLFENLKKLSEQSRIPISKLLDEAIEDLLKKHQIIDKSSPK, via the coding sequence ATGAGTCTTAAAAACAGAGTTCGTATGGGTTCAGCGGTTGATAAAAACTTGTTTGAAAATCTAAAAAAACTATCTGAGCAATCAAGAATTCCGATATCTAAGTTACTAGATGAAGCCATAGAGGATTTACTTAAAAAACATCAAATTATTGACAAGTCATCCCCCAAATAA
- a CDS encoding type II secretion system F family protein, which produces MNISDVLEDFTEDMRIMRKLDMEEKAKKLPTKMLLPIFSCVFIPMLAILLTPAVFTLLRVM; this is translated from the coding sequence ATGAATATAAGTGATGTACTGGAAGATTTCACAGAAGATATGCGTATCATGAGAAAGCTAGACATGGAGGAAAAAGCCAAGAAATTACCTACTAAAATGTTACTTCCTATTTTTTCTTGTGTCTTTATTCCGATGTTAGCCATTCTTTTGACACCAGCAGTATTTACATTATTAAGAGTAATGTAA
- a CDS encoding type II secretion system F family protein, translated as MIYYPIILWLVFLGVFSAFMGFNLITMKQKSIVYKMLFERKSIYEFAQKIGPTISTYIPAGKQIDLSNKLMYADYPLGLTAESFLGLQAILVLLGIILGLVLTSIGFPFFVTFILIAIAYLLPHGLLNERVEKRQTSIKKDLPSMVGLLATSVRAGVELGTAFEIISIHTPNVLGEELRKAMKEVATGTQRSKAFKNMSERTGVDILSRFIDTINTAEERGGMNISDVLEDFTEDMRIMRKLDMEEKAKKLPTKMLLPIFSCVFIPMLAILLTPAVFTLLRVM; from the coding sequence ATGATATACTATCCAATAATATTATGGTTGGTTTTTTTAGGAGTTTTTTCTGCATTTATGGGATTTAACCTTATAACTATGAAACAGAAGTCTATAGTATATAAAATGCTTTTTGAAAGAAAAAGTATATATGAGTTTGCACAAAAGATTGGACCAACAATATCTACCTATATTCCTGCTGGTAAGCAAATAGACCTTTCTAATAAACTTATGTACGCTGATTATCCTTTAGGGCTTACCGCAGAAAGTTTTTTAGGATTACAAGCTATTTTGGTTTTACTTGGTATTATATTAGGATTAGTGTTAACAAGTATAGGATTTCCTTTTTTCGTTACTTTTATATTAATAGCAATAGCGTATCTTTTACCTCATGGGCTACTAAATGAAAGAGTAGAAAAAAGACAAACATCAATAAAAAAAGACTTACCTTCTATGGTGGGACTTCTTGCTACTTCTGTTAGAGCAGGAGTTGAACTTGGAACAGCTTTTGAAATTATTAGTATTCATACTCCTAATGTGTTAGGTGAAGAACTCAGAAAAGCAATGAAAGAGGTTGCAACAGGCACACAAAGATCAAAGGCTTTTAAAAATATGAGCGAGAGAACAGGGGTAGACATTTTAAGTAGATTTATAGATACAATTAATACTGCTGAAGAAAGGGGTGGTATGAATATAAGTGATGTACTGGAAGATTTTACAGAAGATATGCGTATCATGAGAAAGCTAGACATGGAGGAAAAAGCCAAGAAATTACCTACTAAAATGTTACTTCCTATTTTTTCTTGTGTCTTTATTCCGATGTTAGCCATTCTTTTGACACCAGCAGTATTTACATTATTAAGAGTAATGTAA
- a CDS encoding type II secretion system F family protein: protein MNNSALIVSLLAGITVLCVFMGISYLKKKEIKTSKFVPFYDYTEEEKHKRYEEILQKSKVPIKIALTLIVLGGIVIGIITYIVVGVLWIALLSFLGGFLIPSWWYKWHIESNKKVMLKQMEQASEVIAAVIKTGSSLPEAFERAAREIKEPLRSELVRTATQMRIGVPTSHAFLEFSQRVDIPEMTAVSIAIDLQETGMAINIPNLFSRLQSDIRHKVQFKRSVEAITSEIRLAGIIVSIVPFVTITIMRFAAPEFVGPLFDNAIGLTIFGLCVGLILFGVKWMFSIAKLEDV, encoded by the coding sequence TTGAATAATTCAGCATTAATTGTTTCTTTACTTGCAGGTATAACAGTATTATGTGTTTTCATGGGAATTTCGTACCTGAAAAAGAAAGAAATAAAGACTAGTAAATTTGTTCCTTTCTATGATTATACAGAAGAAGAGAAACATAAAAGATATGAAGAAATACTTCAGAAAAGCAAGGTTCCTATTAAAATTGCTTTAACATTAATAGTTTTAGGTGGTATTGTAATAGGGATAATAACTTATATTGTTGTTGGCGTATTATGGATCGCTCTTTTATCTTTCTTAGGTGGTTTTTTAATACCGAGTTGGTGGTACAAATGGCATATAGAGTCTAATAAAAAAGTTATGCTTAAACAGATGGAACAAGCAAGCGAAGTAATAGCAGCCGTTATAAAAACAGGAAGCAGTTTACCAGAAGCCTTTGAAAGAGCAGCTAGAGAAATTAAAGAACCTCTTCGTTCTGAATTAGTAAGAACTGCTACTCAAATGCGAATAGGAGTACCCACTTCTCATGCTTTTTTAGAGTTTTCACAAAGAGTTGATATACCTGAAATGACAGCTGTTAGTATAGCTATAGATTTACAGGAAACAGGAATGGCAATAAATATACCCAATTTATTTAGTCGACTTCAATCAGATATTCGTCATAAGGTACAATTTAAAAGGAGCGTTGAAGCCATTACTTCTGAGATTAGATTGGCTGGAATAATAGTATCTATTGTTCCTTTTGTTACAATAACTATCATGAGATTTGCCGCACCTGAGTTTGTAGGACCTTTGTTTGATAATGCTATAGGCCTTACTATATTTGGATTATGCGTTGGATTGATACTCTTTGGTGTTAAATGGATGTTTAGTATTGCGAAGTTGGAGGATGTTTAA
- a CDS encoding ATPase, T2SS/T4P/T4SS family translates to MLFRNSNNESNSKGILSQSEVERSDTENRQYKRIIDYIPATDEIKELTKEEYQELKKIAQTDVMDKVDAKLLGKYRDKEAKEAIKRQVIQTIQRLHPSIPYKNVVLIAEQMSTEISGYGPLDKYLNDSDVTEILVERFDKVVIEKDGILYETGDSFGTEEDLRLVVERIIMPLGRRLNWASPTVDARLPDGSRVCAVIPPIAVDGTQIAIRKFKPDLSIDKLIEYGSLNERIKEALIKCVKGRLSIMVSGGTGSGKSTFLNALSSFINPNLSIITIENPIELQFNHPRVRRWEARPANIEGTGEVSIRHLVITALRSRPDIIIISEVRGAEAYDLMQALNTGHDGSMSTLHANSPEEAGKRLVSMVASARELTSDLVPSYVAGGIDIIVQLSRMADGSRKLVAIHEVMGEKNGNIITKPLVEYKVHSYDGKVVKGDWIAVNENFSRVEKLREKGIEWNGWL, encoded by the coding sequence ATGCTTTTCAGAAATTCAAATAATGAAAGTAATTCTAAAGGGATTTTGAGTCAGTCCGAAGTTGAGAGAAGTGATACTGAAAATAGGCAATATAAAAGAATTATTGATTACATTCCAGCTACAGATGAAATAAAAGAATTAACTAAAGAAGAATACCAGGAATTAAAGAAAATTGCCCAGACAGATGTAATGGATAAAGTAGATGCTAAGCTGTTAGGAAAATATCGTGATAAAGAAGCTAAAGAAGCTATTAAAAGACAAGTTATACAGACTATACAAAGATTACATCCTAGTATTCCATATAAGAATGTTGTTTTAATTGCTGAACAAATGTCTACAGAAATATCTGGTTATGGGCCATTAGATAAATATTTAAATGATTCAGATGTAACTGAAATTTTGGTAGAGAGATTTGATAAGGTTGTTATAGAAAAAGATGGCATACTCTATGAAACAGGGGATTCTTTTGGTACAGAAGAAGATTTAAGATTAGTTGTTGAAAGAATTATAATGCCATTAGGTAGAAGACTTAATTGGGCAAGTCCAACAGTAGATGCTAGACTTCCTGACGGTTCTAGGGTATGTGCTGTTATACCTCCTATAGCTGTTGATGGTACTCAAATAGCTATTAGAAAGTTCAAGCCTGATTTAAGTATTGATAAATTAATAGAATACGGTTCTCTTAATGAAAGGATTAAAGAAGCTCTTATAAAATGCGTTAAAGGTAGATTAAGTATCATGGTAAGTGGCGGTACAGGTAGTGGTAAATCTACTTTTTTAAATGCCTTATCTAGTTTTATTAATCCTAATTTATCTATTATAACTATAGAAAACCCCATAGAATTACAATTTAATCATCCTCGTGTTAGAAGATGGGAGGCTAGGCCAGCTAACATTGAAGGAACTGGAGAGGTAAGTATAAGACACTTAGTTATAACTGCTCTTCGTTCAAGACCTGATATTATAATTATCAGTGAGGTTAGAGGGGCTGAAGCTTATGACTTAATGCAAGCATTAAATACAGGGCATGATGGTTCTATGTCAACACTACACGCTAATAGTCCAGAAGAAGCAGGTAAAAGGTTAGTATCAATGGTTGCATCTGCTAGAGAGCTAACTTCTGATTTAGTACCTTCTTATGTAGCAGGCGGTATCGATATTATAGTTCAACTTTCACGTATGGCTGATGGTTCAAGAAAATTAGTTGCTATACATGAAGTTATGGGAGAAAAGAATGGGAATATTATTACCAAACCTCTAGTTGAATATAAAGTTCATAGTTATGATGGCAAAGTAGTTAAGGGTGATTGGATTGCTGTTAATGAAAATTTTAGTAGAGTTGAAAAGCTTAGAGAAAAAGGCATTGAGTGGAATGGCTGGTTATAG
- a CDS encoding AAA family ATPase gives MYKSSNTVNIIVADYDNMRLMDTFSKLQNSNPLVRVVAICQNGQDLINRASTMRDVDAILMDFNLIDLTAIEVAKELKDSSPTTEIFCISDSMSAEFIFSAKSKGVAEIFKREGIVYREVADKIVDSIIAKRLEYEKLANEHGAIEKGTRNTKIVKEYITKTISQSVILTYNMKGGVGKSTVAANLAVAIKLSPYYSGKRVVLVDFDCGGANVSTICNIPDIDTVSRNLAAWENIDLNETSPEEVDSLLIPGPHGIMVAAAPINMGIAAKIGYDIADNILKILKKYFDVIIIDGAPNLSPVMDAALEQATKILLIANPEGQAVKQLGRIVHTLNDITANGERDLIHIINKMFVVLNYAQKPSEWDLKPNEVARTIGRPLLREIPNDDVVKKALHGNSAKQAVELEPESEFAIAIKKLANDLCGAYPEGVKQEDVKKSKKKVKENSDKKKLFGLFG, from the coding sequence GTGTATAAAAGTTCTAATACGGTAAACATAATTGTTGCTGATTATGACAATATGAGGCTTATGGATACCTTCTCTAAATTGCAAAATAGTAATCCTCTAGTTAGAGTTGTAGCTATTTGTCAAAATGGCCAGGATTTAATAAATAGAGCTTCAACTATGCGAGACGTAGATGCTATACTAATGGATTTTAACCTAATCGATTTGACTGCTATAGAAGTTGCTAAGGAATTAAAAGATTCTTCACCTACAACTGAAATTTTTTGCATTTCTGATTCTATGTCTGCGGAATTTATTTTTAGTGCTAAAAGTAAGGGAGTTGCAGAAATTTTTAAAAGAGAAGGTATTGTATATAGAGAGGTTGCAGATAAGATAGTTGATTCTATAATAGCTAAAAGACTTGAGTATGAAAAATTAGCTAATGAGCATGGTGCAATAGAAAAAGGAACTAGAAATACTAAAATAGTTAAGGAATATATAACTAAAACAATTTCACAGTCAGTTATTCTTACATATAACATGAAAGGTGGTGTTGGTAAGAGTACTGTTGCAGCTAATTTAGCAGTTGCTATAAAGTTATCACCTTATTATTCAGGTAAAAGAGTAGTTCTTGTTGACTTTGATTGTGGAGGAGCAAATGTAAGCACAATATGTAATATTCCTGATATAGACACTGTTAGTAGAAACCTTGCAGCATGGGAAAATATAGACCTTAATGAAACAAGTCCAGAGGAAGTGGATAGTTTACTTATTCCTGGACCACATGGAATAATGGTTGCTGCTGCTCCAATAAATATGGGTATAGCGGCTAAAATTGGCTATGATATAGCTGATAATATTTTAAAGATACTCAAGAAATATTTTGATGTAATTATTATTGATGGTGCTCCTAATCTAAGTCCTGTAATGGATGCTGCTCTTGAACAGGCTACAAAAATACTTTTGATTGCAAATCCTGAAGGACAAGCAGTTAAGCAATTAGGCAGAATAGTACATACCCTAAACGATATAACCGCTAATGGAGAAAGAGATCTGATACATATAATTAATAAGATGTTTGTGGTACTTAATTATGCTCAAAAACCTAGCGAATGGGATCTTAAACCTAATGAAGTTGCAAGAACTATAGGTAGACCTTTGCTTAGAGAAATACCTAATGATGATGTTGTTAAAAAGGCTTTACATGGTAATTCTGCTAAACAAGCAGTTGAGCTTGAGCCTGAAAGTGAGTTTGCAATTGCTATTAAAAAATTAGCGAATGACCTTTGTGGAGCTTATCCTGAAGGTGTAAAACAAGAAGACGTTAAAAAAAGTAAGAAGAAAGTAAAGGAAAACTCAGATAAAAAGAAGCTATTTGGTTTATTCGGTTAG
- a CDS encoding SAF domain-containing protein, whose translation MKKISIKKTGFLFIFTAVICSLLAVFFAYFSINKITEKVPMLVANTNIVAGDPLLKENFQVVNIPVSARPKDAILPTHELSGLVALKDMSKNDILRYENVVNLEQKELPVLSTRLRAVADSLTKSETLDSEEVMNLRAAEIPIDSIIGMISGMKEGDKIAVTSVYIEETDAKEKIRRTETIFDFIHVLGIKLPSDNNKGNVVIALTQKQFEALALAREKGKFYIALMPFGLNKPEGHPEILSDLYIQMLDNPENLPVAEYEFSPDEEFGS comes from the coding sequence ATGAAAAAAATCTCAATTAAAAAAACTGGTTTTCTTTTCATTTTTACAGCAGTTATTTGTAGTTTACTGGCTGTTTTTTTTGCGTATTTTTCAATCAATAAAATTACAGAAAAAGTACCAATGCTAGTTGCAAATACAAATATTGTAGCTGGGGATCCGCTTCTTAAAGAGAATTTTCAGGTAGTAAATATACCCGTATCTGCAAGACCAAAAGATGCAATATTGCCAACACATGAGCTTAGCGGATTAGTGGCTCTTAAAGATATGTCTAAGAATGATATTTTAAGATATGAAAATGTAGTAAATTTAGAGCAAAAGGAACTACCTGTGTTATCGACTAGGTTAAGAGCTGTTGCAGATAGTTTAACTAAAAGTGAAACATTAGATTCTGAAGAAGTGATGAATTTAAGAGCAGCTGAAATACCAATTGATTCTATTATTGGTATGATAAGTGGAATGAAAGAAGGAGACAAGATTGCTGTAACATCTGTTTATATTGAGGAAACAGATGCAAAAGAAAAAATTAGAAGAACTGAGACAATATTTGACTTTATACATGTCCTTGGTATTAAGCTACCAAGTGATAATAATAAAGGTAATGTTGTTATTGCTTTGACTCAAAAACAATTTGAAGCCCTAGCTTTGGCAAGAGAAAAAGGTAAGTTTTATATTGCCTTAATGCCATTTGGATTAAATAAACCAGAAGGGCATCCTGAAATATTAAGCGATTTATATATACAGATGTTAGATAACCCTGAAAATCTTCCAGTAGCAGAATATGAGTTCTCACCTGATGAAGAATTCGGAAGTTAA